One window from the genome of Xenorhabdus bovienii SS-2004 encodes:
- the dnaB-PI gene encoding SPI-7-type island replicative DNA helicase — translation MDMAHEHLQIISEEAPSYAYAEVGVLGGLVLENERWDSVVQLLVADDFYFPAHRIIFQAIAELSEKNCPFDLITLTDRLTQRGQIDRACGFAYVAEVCKNTPSAANIEEYARIVAEKSRLRQLLALGKSLSADVFQPNIQSDTLIEQAESQLFNLAEKGSTRQHQEMTLLQGADSLIAHLERIQGSQGITGTPTGFQDLDEKTGGLQAGDLILLAARPSMGKTALGLACCLGVLRHRDDAVVQIFSLEMPAAQLMLRLTAMEGGVSLSALRSGMLDDEQWGRISQSLDQFTRWDQRLVIDDCSHQTPALLRARARRYTRKYGKPALIMVDYLQLMCAPGQENRTQEIADISRNLKALGKELGCPVLALSQLNRQVENRSDKRPNNGDLRDSGSLEQDADLILHLYRDEVYHPDTPDTGIAEIIIGKQRQGPTGVVRVGFDGQYTRFLDLSADSDGYGGK, via the coding sequence ATGGACATGGCGCATGAACATTTACAGATCATCAGTGAAGAGGCGCCCAGCTATGCGTATGCCGAAGTGGGGGTGTTGGGGGGGCTGGTACTGGAGAATGAGCGCTGGGATAGCGTTGTCCAGCTATTGGTTGCCGACGATTTTTATTTTCCGGCACACCGGATAATATTTCAGGCCATCGCTGAACTGAGCGAAAAAAACTGTCCGTTCGACCTGATTACCCTGACCGATAGGCTGACCCAGCGTGGGCAAATTGATCGGGCATGCGGTTTTGCTTATGTAGCGGAAGTGTGTAAAAACACGCCCAGTGCCGCCAATATTGAGGAGTATGCCCGTATTGTGGCGGAAAAAAGCCGGTTACGTCAGTTACTGGCACTGGGAAAATCCCTCAGCGCTGACGTTTTTCAGCCGAATATTCAGTCAGATACCCTGATAGAGCAGGCAGAAAGTCAGTTGTTTAATCTGGCTGAAAAAGGTTCGACCCGCCAGCATCAGGAAATGACCCTGTTGCAGGGCGCAGACAGCCTGATTGCCCATCTGGAGCGAATACAAGGCTCACAGGGAATAACCGGCACACCGACCGGATTTCAGGATCTTGATGAAAAAACCGGCGGCTTGCAGGCCGGTGATCTCATTTTGCTGGCTGCCCGCCCTTCGATGGGGAAAACCGCGTTGGGACTGGCCTGTTGCTTGGGTGTCCTGCGGCACCGGGATGATGCCGTGGTACAGATTTTCAGTCTGGAAATGCCGGCGGCACAACTGATGCTGCGCCTCACTGCCATGGAAGGCGGGGTTTCTCTGAGCGCCCTGCGCAGCGGGATGCTGGATGATGAGCAGTGGGGACGCATCAGCCAGAGTCTGGATCAGTTTACCCGCTGGGATCAGCGTCTGGTGATCGATGATTGCAGTCATCAGACGCCCGCACTATTACGCGCCCGTGCCCGCCGCTATACCCGCAAATACGGTAAACCCGCCCTGATTATGGTTGACTACCTCCAGCTGATGTGTGCGCCCGGCCAGGAAAACCGGACACAGGAAATTGCCGATATCTCCCGTAACCTGAAAGCGTTGGGCAAAGAACTGGGCTGCCCGGTACTGGCGCTGTCCCAGCTTAACCGGCAGGTCGAAAACCGTTCCGATAAACGTCCTAATAATGGTGACCTGCGTGATTCCGGCTCACTGGAGCAGGACGCCGACCTGATACTGCATCTCTATCGCGATGAAGTTTATCACCCGGACACACCCGATACGGGTATCGCTGAAATCATTATTGGTAAGCAGCGTCAGGGTCCAACGGGCGTGGTTCGTGTGGGATTTGACGGCCAATATACGCGGTTTTTGGACTTATCCGCAGACAGTGATGGTTACGGGGGGAAATGA
- the tnpC gene encoding IS66 family transposase — MKIDIDALPNDPAELKRLLIKQSQRLAFLEEQFRLAQQKRFGASSEAFPGQGELFNEAEEIALPAETAAAQETLTPPRRKPTRNPLPKDLPRETVFHDIAEEEKQCACCGGRLHQMGADRSEKLLFIPAQIRVVEHVRPKYACRECEKSGIQTPVKQASLPAMPIKKGMATSSLLSQLITSKYQYGLPLYRQESVFKQYGIDLSRQTQSDWILKSAQLFTPLVARFREMLLQQPVLHADETPVKVVTSEKTTHYMWVYCVGTDTPEPAALTPNIVLYDHQASRSGTCAADYLAGFQGYLQVDGYQGYEQTGARLVGCMAHARRKFMEAKQAQGKNKTGKADIALSLIQSLYRVEHQVKGLSPAEKYRIRQEKALPIWDKLSAWLVKTRSQVIPKSKLGEAVTYLSNQWAKLIRYREDGRLSIDNNRAERAIKPFVIGRKAWLFSHTSRGAQASAILYSVIETAKANGLIPFDYVMTCLDELCQPTPDLEKLLPWKKVISKV, encoded by the coding sequence ATGAAAATTGATATTGATGCCCTGCCCAATGACCCCGCTGAACTGAAACGGCTGCTGATTAAGCAGTCGCAGCGGCTGGCCTTTTTGGAAGAGCAGTTCCGTTTAGCCCAACAAAAACGGTTTGGGGCTTCCTCGGAAGCGTTCCCCGGCCAGGGGGAGTTGTTTAACGAAGCGGAAGAAATTGCGCTGCCGGCTGAAACGGCCGCCGCACAGGAAACCCTCACACCTCCCCGCCGTAAGCCGACACGCAACCCCCTGCCCAAAGATTTACCGCGCGAAACCGTGTTCCATGATATCGCCGAGGAAGAAAAACAGTGTGCGTGCTGTGGCGGCAGGTTGCATCAGATGGGGGCAGATCGCAGTGAAAAACTGTTGTTCATTCCCGCTCAAATCAGGGTGGTTGAGCATGTCCGCCCCAAATACGCCTGCCGTGAATGTGAAAAATCCGGCATTCAGACGCCTGTCAAACAAGCCTCCTTGCCAGCGATGCCCATCAAGAAAGGCATGGCGACCAGCAGCCTGCTCAGCCAGCTTATCACCAGTAAATATCAGTATGGGTTACCGCTGTACCGTCAGGAAAGTGTGTTCAAACAGTATGGCATTGACCTCAGCCGCCAGACCCAGAGTGACTGGATATTAAAATCCGCGCAGTTGTTTACGCCGTTGGTGGCCAGGTTCAGGGAAATGCTGTTGCAACAACCGGTTCTCCATGCGGATGAAACCCCGGTGAAGGTGGTGACGTCTGAAAAAACGACCCATTACATGTGGGTCTATTGTGTGGGCACTGATACCCCCGAACCGGCGGCGCTCACACCGAATATTGTGCTGTATGACCACCAGGCCAGCCGTTCAGGCACCTGCGCTGCTGACTATCTCGCCGGTTTTCAAGGTTATCTGCAGGTGGATGGCTATCAAGGCTATGAGCAGACCGGTGCCCGGCTGGTCGGTTGCATGGCCCATGCCCGCCGTAAATTTATGGAAGCGAAGCAGGCGCAGGGAAAAAACAAAACGGGCAAAGCCGATATCGCGCTGAGCCTGATCCAGTCACTGTACCGGGTCGAGCATCAGGTCAAGGGGTTAAGCCCGGCAGAAAAATACCGGATCCGCCAGGAAAAAGCGCTTCCTATCTGGGATAAGTTATCGGCCTGGCTGGTTAAAACCCGATCCCAGGTGATCCCCAAAAGCAAGCTGGGTGAGGCCGTCACTTATCTGAGCAATCAATGGGCAAAACTGATCCGCTATCGTGAGGATGGCCGCTTGTCAATCGACAATAACCGGGCCGAAAGGGCGATCAAACCGTTTGTCATCGGGCGAAAGGCGTGGCTGTTCAGCCATACCTCGCGCGGTGCACAAGCCAGTGCGATCCTCTACAGCGTCATTGAAACGGCCAAAGCCAATGGATTGATCCCTTTCGATTATGTCATGACTTGCCTGGATGAGTTATGCCAACCCACCCCGGATCTGGAAAAACTACTGCCCTGGAAAAAAGTGATAAGCAAGGTGTAG
- a CDS encoding TraI domain-containing protein: MFQRFKSRFTRDPSPSQKAPGQAPERIRGAGGYFRPQSAEVLLATSERGQYLRQLWENSALPAGLYQQFYLDPLRQLCARVQHVPATQEGIWSCRGGFIDLTLQFTACAVRLAKGHMLPPGVAPETQAAQSLLWQAVVFWAALFYHLPLLRQLEGELEDGHHWQPGLWIPERRFRFRFQAPGPELPVLYKTLLAARLLPEEAVTWLSLVPGAWQCLMLHLGGHPSSVPLTDSLLQSAAEQVQSPLLNPVESAKQATDTRLSSSEPDPVIPPVTPGTAPAPDTAEDTRTLLSLFQAEE, from the coding sequence ATGTTTCAGCGTTTTAAATCCCGTTTTACCCGTGACCCTTCCCCGTCACAAAAAGCGCCCGGGCAAGCGCCTGAAAGAATACGCGGTGCCGGAGGTTATTTCCGTCCACAGTCAGCAGAGGTGCTGCTGGCAACTTCAGAGCGTGGCCAGTATCTCCGCCAACTGTGGGAAAACAGTGCGCTGCCCGCCGGGTTGTATCAGCAATTCTATCTGGATCCGCTCCGGCAATTATGCGCCCGTGTGCAGCATGTTCCCGCGACACAAGAGGGCATCTGGTCTTGTCGCGGCGGATTTATCGATCTGACCCTGCAATTTACTGCCTGTGCCGTGCGGCTGGCAAAAGGGCATATGTTGCCTCCGGGGGTGGCGCCGGAAACACAGGCCGCACAAAGTCTGCTGTGGCAGGCGGTGGTGTTCTGGGCGGCGCTGTTTTACCACCTGCCTCTGCTGCGGCAACTGGAAGGGGAACTGGAAGACGGGCATCACTGGCAGCCGGGATTGTGGATACCTGAACGTCGTTTCCGCTTCCGGTTTCAGGCACCGGGGCCTGAGCTGCCTGTCCTTTATAAGACGCTGCTGGCTGCCCGTTTGTTACCGGAGGAAGCGGTGACCTGGCTGTCTTTAGTGCCCGGTGCGTGGCAGTGCCTGATGTTGCATCTTGGCGGACATCCGTCTTCTGTCCCGTTGACGGACTCACTGCTTCAGTCTGCCGCTGAGCAGGTGCAGTCACCGCTGCTGAATCCCGTTGAATCTGCTAAACAGGCTACCGATACCAGGCTGTCATCATCAGAACCCGATCCGGTTATTCCGCCAGTCACACCGGGAACAGCCCCTGCGCCTGACACCGCCGAGGATACCCGGACATTACTGTCATTGTTTCAGGCGGAGGAATGA
- the tnpA gene encoding IS66 family insertion sequence element accessory protein TnpA has protein sequence MIKIVSPILMMEKTHMSQSRFTQAEWRDLFEQQKKSELTVPQFCQKIGVSTTRFYHHRQRTSHPPKKPSGLASPSAFIKVSTAQKKSASSSTLPILFETPHGTLRFPAGTDKHVIIAIIRGLAA, from the coding sequence TTGATTAAAATAGTTTCACCTATTCTGATGATGGAAAAAACTCACATGAGCCAATCCAGGTTTACTCAAGCCGAGTGGCGGGACCTGTTTGAACAGCAGAAAAAATCCGAACTGACTGTCCCGCAGTTTTGCCAAAAAATCGGTGTGTCGACAACCCGGTTCTATCACCACCGCCAACGCACCTCCCATCCACCAAAAAAGCCGTCTGGGCTGGCTTCACCGTCTGCTTTTATTAAAGTCAGCACCGCTCAGAAAAAATCCGCCTCATCCAGCACACTCCCCATCTTATTTGAGACACCACATGGCACACTGCGTTTTCCTGCCGGCACGGATAAGCATGTTATCATTGCGATTATTCGGGGGCTCGCCGCATGA
- the tnpB gene encoding IS66 family insertion sequence element accessory protein TnpB (TnpB, as the term is used for proteins encoded by IS66 family insertion elements, is considered an accessory protein, since TnpC, encoded by a neighboring gene, is a DDE family transposase.), which translates to MCRSFIDFRKSINGLAVWVELEMQLSPTQTALFLFCNKKRDKLKILYWDKTGFALWYKRLENAKFKWPTAVNSASLTLTEQQLHGLLSGYDVIGHQPFSVQDCHVA; encoded by the coding sequence TTGTGCCGCTCATTTATCGACTTCCGAAAATCCATCAACGGGCTGGCGGTCTGGGTGGAGCTGGAAATGCAACTGTCTCCGACGCAAACCGCGTTATTCCTCTTTTGCAACAAGAAGCGGGATAAACTCAAAATCCTCTACTGGGATAAAACCGGATTTGCGCTCTGGTACAAACGGCTGGAGAACGCGAAATTCAAATGGCCCACCGCCGTCAACAGTGCCTCCCTGACCCTGACAGAGCAGCAACTGCACGGGTTGTTATCGGGTTATGATGTCATCGGGCACCAGCCCTTCTCCGTACAGGATTGCCATGTCGCCTGA
- a CDS encoding ParA family protein translates to MIILPIISPKGGEGKSTHSANLAGFFADAGLRVLLIDADYSQPTASSIFPLNYEAPAGLYELLMQTVDLNQSEQIISRSVIKNLDILISNDPDELLPTAMLHAPDGRLRLRNVLQHPLFSQYDIIFIDSKGATGVMNELVVLAATQGVLGVIKPILPDVREFLRGTLRMLTRLRPFEHYGIRLPAIQILVNGIEGTNLDRDTLSELADIINNQRYDASALGGRQVYQLLETRIDLLDIYKLGHVRAQPVHRLEYKTTRKSPAAAQTMHRLACELVPLWAEKFDAVLTVQPTGEAQ, encoded by the coding sequence ATGATAATTCTTCCCATAATTTCCCCCAAAGGGGGAGAAGGTAAATCGACTCACTCCGCCAATCTGGCGGGTTTTTTTGCCGATGCCGGTTTACGTGTTCTCCTGATTGATGCGGATTATTCGCAACCCACTGCCAGCAGTATTTTTCCCCTGAACTATGAAGCGCCTGCCGGACTATATGAGTTGCTGATGCAGACGGTAGATCTGAACCAGTCTGAGCAGATCATTTCCCGTTCGGTTATCAAAAACCTCGATATTCTGATCTCCAACGATCCGGATGAACTCCTGCCCACGGCAATGCTGCACGCGCCCGACGGGCGTTTGCGTCTGCGCAATGTCCTGCAACATCCTCTCTTCAGCCAGTACGATATTATTTTCATTGATTCCAAAGGGGCGACCGGCGTGATGAACGAGCTGGTTGTACTGGCGGCCACGCAGGGCGTGCTGGGGGTTATCAAGCCTATTTTACCCGACGTCCGCGAGTTCCTGCGCGGCACCCTGCGGATGCTGACCCGGCTCCGGCCTTTTGAACACTACGGTATCCGGCTGCCGGCTATCCAGATACTGGTCAACGGGATTGAAGGAACGAATCTCGACCGGGATACGCTGAGTGAACTGGCTGACATTATCAATAATCAACGGTATGACGCTTCCGCACTGGGTGGCAGGCAGGTTTACCAGCTGCTGGAAACCCGGATAGACCTGCTGGATATCTACAAACTGGGGCATGTCCGTGCCCAGCCCGTTCATCGCCTTGAGTATAAAACCACCCGAAAAAGCCCGGCTGCCGCGCAAACCATGCACCGCCTCGCCTGTGAGTTAGTGCCCTTATGGGCGGAAAAATTCGACGCGGTATTGACTGTGCAACCGACAGGAGAGGCGCAATGA
- a CDS encoding ParB family protein, which translates to MARQPLNMGNALLQQGRQAAATLSEQPPVSEMPMVLTLDQLRPNPDNPRTSRNPRYEDIKASIKVRGLDTVPKVTRDPEGDDVYIFSDGGNTRYQILSELWQETGDERFYRVHCLFKPWPGRLQCVIGHLAENELRGELSFIEKALGVCKARTLFEVEKQQKITQSELSALLGEAGFPVSRSYISRMEDTVQYLYPWMPDLLNSGLKVPQIRLLLALRQDAEAVWLQHVVSAISEPACSFDAIFGACCRKFDSPESWSPEMFRDELIGDLLQVLPHPQLNYDRWVLELDPKESNRRQLFGEQATPLDPVPEKPDTPKADRIRAPDREPNRRIMSQPATDAEQASETTCAPVDKTPVPAPSSRNNPVLPPYQPDSPPEPALSEPEADDLHFARTGLEPVSSVWHISPMQDDIDHLQNMAFRLAFELAEVMGCDRDLLPVSDERSAGFCLIDGPDVHPFSCLLHSLTGEISTDRHELTLTAVLLGTAGREAVPLLDDSQTVKFLRLLRIIRRLRELQREMVPEMLAM; encoded by the coding sequence ATGGCACGGCAACCTCTCAATATGGGCAATGCCCTGTTACAACAAGGGCGCCAGGCCGCGGCGACACTCAGTGAACAACCCCCTGTGTCGGAAATGCCGATGGTACTGACACTGGATCAACTCCGCCCCAATCCGGATAACCCCCGCACCAGTCGGAACCCGCGTTATGAGGATATCAAGGCCTCGATCAAAGTACGCGGGCTGGATACGGTGCCGAAAGTTACCCGTGACCCGGAAGGTGATGATGTTTATATCTTCAGTGATGGCGGCAATACCCGCTATCAGATTTTGTCCGAACTGTGGCAGGAAACCGGCGATGAGCGTTTTTATCGTGTTCACTGCCTGTTTAAACCGTGGCCGGGCAGATTGCAGTGTGTCATCGGGCATCTGGCGGAAAATGAACTGCGCGGTGAACTCAGTTTTATTGAAAAAGCCCTGGGGGTCTGCAAGGCCAGAACCCTTTTTGAAGTAGAGAAACAGCAGAAAATCACCCAAAGTGAGTTGTCTGCACTACTGGGGGAAGCCGGTTTTCCTGTCAGCCGCAGTTATATCAGCCGGATGGAAGATACCGTGCAATATCTCTATCCGTGGATGCCGGATCTGCTGAACTCGGGGCTGAAGGTACCCCAAATTCGTTTGTTACTGGCATTACGGCAGGATGCCGAGGCTGTCTGGCTGCAACATGTTGTCAGTGCAATATCGGAGCCTGCCTGTTCCTTTGATGCGATTTTTGGTGCCTGTTGCCGCAAATTTGACTCCCCGGAATCCTGGTCGCCGGAGATGTTCCGGGATGAACTTATCGGCGATTTATTGCAGGTATTACCGCACCCGCAGCTGAATTATGACCGCTGGGTACTGGAACTCGATCCGAAGGAAAGTAACCGCCGGCAACTCTTTGGTGAACAGGCCACCCCGCTTGACCCTGTGCCGGAAAAGCCGGATACGCCTAAAGCGGATCGGATTAGGGCGCCAGACAGGGAACCGAACCGGCGAATAATGTCTCAACCCGCCACGGATGCGGAGCAGGCATCGGAGACAACATGCGCTCCGGTCGATAAGACACCCGTGCCTGCTCCGTCTTCCCGAAACAATCCGGTGCTCCCGCCTTATCAGCCGGATAGTCCGCCTGAACCGGCACTGTCTGAGCCTGAAGCCGACGATCTTCACTTTGCCCGGACCGGGCTGGAGCCGGTCAGCTCAGTCTGGCACATTTCCCCGATGCAGGACGATATCGACCATCTGCAAAATATGGCGTTTCGCCTGGCGTTTGAACTGGCCGAAGTGATGGGCTGTGACCGTGATTTGCTGCCGGTATCGGATGAACGGTCGGCGGGATTTTGCCTGATTGACGGGCCGGATGTTCATCCTTTTTCGTGTTTATTGCACTCCCTGACCGGGGAAATCTCGACTGACCGTCATGAACTGACGCTGACTGCCGTTCTGCTCGGCACCGCCGGACGGGAGGCGGTGCCATTGCTGGATGACAGTCAGACCGTGAAGTTTCTGCGGCTGCTGCGGATTATCCGCCGCCTGCGTGAACTTCAGCGCGAAATGGTGCCGGAGATGTTGGCGATGTAG
- a CDS encoding tyrosine-type recombinase/integrase, with product MLNNEETMGWDALLDEYFFSRMLRPATEWSYRKVVRVFIRYLGETESPESVTHRDVLRWRRHLLTEKNQSRYTWNNKVAHLRAIFNFGMERKLLSHPKNPFNDASVKKEKKQKKTLSKAQITGIYLRMQQYEEEERLQTSPRGGRCALYPTGYWLTVLDTFRLTGMRLNQLLHLRLRDINLDNSYIELRVEGSKNHSEWRVPMIPQLKPRLVQLVEQAKACGAKENDPLFDLTRLRFRYHGRHVSYQYHHDREKQHLRSFFNRLSKECGFAVSPHRFRHTLATELMKAPDRNLQLVRCLLGHRSLATTMEYIDIDMEIAGKTLANELAFYLDIAE from the coding sequence ATGTTAAATAATGAGGAAACAATGGGCTGGGATGCGTTGCTGGACGAGTATTTCTTCTCACGGATGTTACGGCCGGCAACCGAATGGAGTTATCGCAAGGTAGTGCGGGTATTTATCCGGTATCTGGGGGAAACGGAGTCGCCGGAGAGCGTGACTCACCGGGATGTCCTGCGCTGGCGGCGTCATCTGCTGACGGAAAAAAATCAGTCCCGGTATACGTGGAACAATAAGGTGGCGCACCTGCGGGCCATTTTTAATTTCGGCATGGAAAGAAAACTGTTGTCACACCCCAAAAATCCGTTTAATGACGCGTCAGTCAAAAAAGAGAAGAAACAAAAGAAAACCCTGAGTAAAGCTCAGATAACCGGGATTTACCTGCGGATGCAGCAGTATGAGGAGGAAGAACGTTTACAGACTTCCCCACGGGGCGGACGCTGTGCCCTATACCCGACAGGGTACTGGCTGACTGTATTGGATACTTTCCGGCTGACGGGCATGCGCCTGAACCAGCTGTTGCATCTGCGGTTGCGGGATATTAATCTGGACAACAGTTACATTGAGTTGCGCGTGGAAGGCAGTAAAAACCACAGTGAGTGGCGGGTGCCGATGATCCCGCAACTGAAACCCCGGCTGGTGCAGCTGGTTGAACAGGCAAAAGCCTGTGGCGCGAAAGAGAATGATCCACTGTTTGATTTAACCCGTCTGCGTTTTCGTTATCACGGACGCCATGTCAGTTATCAGTATCATCATGACAGAGAAAAGCAGCATCTTCGTTCTTTCTTTAACCGCCTGTCTAAAGAGTGTGGTTTTGCCGTCTCGCCCCACCGTTTCCGTCATACGCTGGCGACAGAGTTGATGAAGGCTCCCGATCGTAATTTGCAGCTGGTCAGGTGTTTGCTGGGACACCGTAGTCTGGCGACCACGATGGAATATATTGATATCGATATGGAAATCGCGGGTAAAACCCTGGCGAATGAACTGGCGTTTTATCTGGATATTGCAGAGTAA